A segment of the Streptomyces sp. Tu 2975 genome:
AACCATTCGTTGCGCTCGGGCTCCTGCCACACCTGCAGCGCCAGCCGCCCCCCTGGCCTCAGGGCGCGGGCGATGTTGCCGAACGCGGTCACCGGGTCGGCGAAGAACATGCACCCGTTGCGGCTGACGGCCACGTCGAAGGCGCCTGCGGGGAACGGGTACGTCTGGGCGTCGCCCTGCTCGTAGCGGACGCTGTCGAGCCCTTCGCGCTCCGTCTCCTGCCGGGCGGCGCGCAGCATCGCCGCGGACAGGTCGATGCCGAGCACGGGCCCGCCGACGGTGAGCCGGGCGGCGGCGCGGGAGGTGAGACCGTTGCCGCAGCCGATGTCGAGCACCCGCTCGCCCCGCTGGAGCTTCGCGGCATCGAGGAACGGACGCTGGTAGGCGTGGACGGCGCGGTCGAAGTCCTCCGCGTGTGCCGCCCAGTAGGCGCCCTCGTCGCCGTCCCAGGCGCGTGCCTGCTCGGCGTTGGACGGATCGACGTGGAGAGTGCTGGCGCTCACGGCGGGTCACCCACTTGCTGCCCGAAGGATTCTTGTGCTTCCGGTGTACGCCTGTCGGGCCCCGCCTGTCGAACGTACGGAGACGGGGCGGGTGGGGATCTCCCCGCCCCGCCCCGCCTCCGGCTCACGTCACTCAGGTCGTCGTGCGACGCCTCCGGCCGCCGGGACGGCGCTCCGACGGGCGTGTCACGTGCTCGCCCGCCTCGACCGCGGCGGCGCGGCGGGCCGCACCGAACTCGGCCAGCGCCTCGGCCAGCCGGTGCACGGACGGCTCGGGGGACAGTACGTCCACCCGCAGCCCGTGCTCCTCCGCGGTCTTCGCGGTGGCGGGACCGATGCAGGCGATCACGGTCACGTTGTGCGGCTTGCCGGCGATGCCGACCAGGTTCCGCACCGTCGAGGACGAGGTGAAGAGCACGGCGTCGAAACCGCCGCCCTTGATCGCCTCGCGGGTGTCCGCCGGCGGCGGCGACGCCCGGACCGTCCGGTAGGCGGTCACGTCGTCGACCTCCCACCCGAGCTCGATGAGGCCCGCGACCAGCGTCTCGGTCGCGATGTCGGCGCGCGGCAGGAAGACACGGTCGATCGGGTCGAAGACCGGGTCGTACGGTGGCCAGTCCTCCAGCAGACCGGCCGCGGACTGCTCACCGCTCGGCACGAGGTCCGGCTTGACGCCGAAGTCCACCAGCGCGGCCGCCGTCTGCTCGCCGACCGCCGCGACCTTGATCCCGGCGAAGGCGCGGGCGTCGAGCCCGTACTCCTCGAACTTCTCCCGCACCGCCTTCACGGCGTTGACCGACGTGAACGCGATCCACTCGTAACGGCCGGTGACCAGGCCCTTGACCGCGCGCTCCATCTGCTGCGGCGTGCGCGGCGGTTCGACGGCGATCGTCGGGACCTCGTGCGGCACGGCACCGTAGGAACGAAGCTGGTCGGAGAGCGAGGCCGCCTGCTCCTTCGTACGCGGCACGAGCACCTTCCAGCCGAACAGCGGCTTGGACTCGAACCACGCGAGCTGCTCACGTTGTGCCGCGGCGCTGCGCTCACCGACCACGGCTATGACCGGCTGGTGGCCGTCCGGGGACGGCAGCACCTTCGCCTGCTTCAGGGTCTGCGCGATCGTGCCGAGCGTCGCCGTCCAGGTCCGCTGCCGCGTGGTCGTGCCGGCCACGGTGACGGTGAGCGGGGTGTCCGGCTTGCGGCCGGCCGCTACCAGCTCGCCGGCCGCCGCGGCGACCGTCTCGAGCGTGGCGGAGACGACTGCGGTGCCGTCGCTGGCGCCGACCTCGCTCCAGCAGCGGTCGGAAGCGGTCCGCGCGTCGACGAATCTGACGTCGGTGCCCTGCTCGTCACGGAGCGGGACACCCGCGTACGCGGGCACGCCCACCGCGGTCGCCACACCGGGCACGACCTCGAAGGGGATTCCGGCCGCGGCGCAGGCGAGCATCTCCTGACCTGCGTCGGTGTCCAGGCCGGGGTCACCGGTCACCGCACGGACGACCCGCTTGCCGCCCCGTGCGGCCTCCATGACAAGATTGGCCGCATCCCTGAGTACGGGGATTCCGACGGTTGTTGACACGTCGTCAACAACCGTCAGTTCAGGCGTGCTCACGTTCGCCCGCGCATGGCCGCGAACGACGTCGAGCACCTGCGGCTCGGCGACCAGCACGTCGGCGCCGGCAAGCGCCTCGACGGCGCGCAGAGTCAGCAGACCGGGATCGCCGGGACCGGCACCCAGGAAGGTGACGTGCCCGTGTCCGTGTGCCGGAAGGGGCGGACGGTTCGAGGTGGTGGGGCTCAAAGTGCTCGCTCCCCCATAAGACCAGCCGCACCCTTGGCCAGCATCTCGTCCGCGAGTTCGCGTCCGAGCGCCGCCGCGTCGTCGTGCGACGTGGGTACGGGACCGGTGGTGGACAGCTGCACCAGCGAAGAGCCGTCGGTCGTGCCGACGACGCCGCGAAGGCGCATTTCGGTGAATTCCTGGCCGTCGCCCAACAGGTCGGCCAACGCACCCACAGGTGCGGAGCAGCCGGCCTCCAGGGCGGCGAGCAGGGATCGCTCGGCGGTCACGGCGGCCCGCGTGTGCGGGTCGTCGAGCTCGGCGAGCGCGGCGGTGAGGTCCGCGTCGGACGCGGAACACTCGATCGCCAGTGCCCCCTGGCCGGGAGCGGGCAGGACGAAGTCCACCGACAGGAAGTCGGTCACCTCGTCGGTCCTGCCGATGCGGTTGAGTCCGGCCGCGGCGAGCACGACGGCGTCGAGCTCCCCGTTCCGTACAAATCCGATGCGGGTGTCGACGTTGCCGCGGATCGGCACGGTCTCGATCGTCAGGCCGTGCGTGCGGGCGTACGCGTTCAGCTGCGCCATCCGGCGCGGCGAACCGGTCCCGATCCGGGCGCCGTTCGGCAGCCGCTCGAAGCTGAGGCCGTCGCGCGCGATCAGCACGTCGCGCGGGTCCTCACGCTTCGGCACGGCCGCGAGCGCCAGCTCGTCGGGCTGGGTCGTGGGCAGGTCCTTCAGCGAGTGAACGGCGAAGTCGACCTCCCCGCG
Coding sequences within it:
- the hemC gene encoding hydroxymethylbilane synthase, which codes for MTERALRLGTRRSKLAMAQSGQVAEAVRRVTGRAVELVEITTYGDVSREHLAQIGGTGVFVAALREALARGEVDFAVHSLKDLPTTQPDELALAAVPKREDPRDVLIARDGLSFERLPNGARIGTGSPRRMAQLNAYARTHGLTIETVPIRGNVDTRIGFVRNGELDAVVLAAAGLNRIGRTDEVTDFLSVDFVLPAPGQGALAIECSASDADLTAALAELDDPHTRAAVTAERSLLAALEAGCSAPVGALADLLGDGQEFTEMRLRGVVGTTDGSSLVQLSTTGPVPTSHDDAAALGRELADEMLAKGAAGLMGERAL
- a CDS encoding uroporphyrinogen-III synthase, which encodes MSPTTSNRPPLPAHGHGHVTFLGAGPGDPGLLTLRAVEALAGADVLVAEPQVLDVVRGHARANVSTPELTVVDDVSTTVGIPVLRDAANLVMEAARGGKRVVRAVTGDPGLDTDAGQEMLACAAAGIPFEVVPGVATAVGVPAYAGVPLRDEQGTDVRFVDARTASDRCWSEVGASDGTAVVSATLETVAAAAGELVAAGRKPDTPLTVTVAGTTTRQRTWTATLGTIAQTLKQAKVLPSPDGHQPVIAVVGERSAAAQREQLAWFESKPLFGWKVLVPRTKEQAASLSDQLRSYGAVPHEVPTIAVEPPRTPQQMERAVKGLVTGRYEWIAFTSVNAVKAVREKFEEYGLDARAFAGIKVAAVGEQTAAALVDFGVKPDLVPSGEQSAAGLLEDWPPYDPVFDPIDRVFLPRADIATETLVAGLIELGWEVDDVTAYRTVRASPPPADTREAIKGGGFDAVLFTSSSTVRNLVGIAGKPHNVTVIACIGPATAKTAEEHGLRVDVLSPEPSVHRLAEALAEFGAARRAAAVEAGEHVTRPSERRPGGRRRRTTT
- a CDS encoding class I SAM-dependent methyltransferase translates to MSASTLHVDPSNAEQARAWDGDEGAYWAAHAEDFDRAVHAYQRPFLDAAKLQRGERVLDIGCGNGLTSRAAARLTVGGPVLGIDLSAAMLRAARQETEREGLDSVRYEQGDAQTYPFPAGAFDVAVSRNGCMFFADPVTAFGNIARALRPGGRLALQVWQEPERNEWFQSFLGAVAVGRELPLPPPGAPGPFSMADPDVVGDVLVAAGFASPHFDGRALPMNLGRDAEHALRFVSGMLEWALEGLDAQDRERALRSLREDLGGHLTPEGVRYESAAWIVTATKP